The Kribbella shirazensis genomic interval CACCTCCCACAACCACTCCCGCAGAGGAAAACCTTCGACCGTTTCATGGCATTGGTCCATGGAACGGCCGTTTGAGCAAACTGTCTGAGTGATTTGGATCACACGGGAATCTCAGCGGACCGCAGCGGAGTCACCACTCAGGGTGAGTTTTCAAGCCTTCCTGCGAAAGAGCCGTACTCCCGGGCCGGTTCCGGTTCGGCGACGGGTGTGTCACGGCCGTTCCCGGACTTCGCCGCGACGTGCGGAAACCGGGTAATCTGCGCGCGCAGTCAGCCTCTGGGAGGGAGGGACCTGCCGCAATGGGAAAACATTCCTCAGCGGTCACGCGAAGTAACAACAACCGTCGGTCGGTGTACATCACCGCGGTCGGGCTCTTGGTGCTCTCGCTGGGCGCCGTCTTTGTGGTCCGGTCCTTCGGATCCGAGTCGGGCGCCGACGGGTTCCTCGGCGGCGGCAAGGCCTGCGCCGACCCGACCCAGATCCAGTTGGCCACCACGCCCGAGATGCAGTCACCGCTCGAGGCCGCGGCCAAGGCGCTCGCCGCCAAGGGCGGCAAGGACGACACCCCGTGCCTGCAGATCACCGTCAGCGCCGTGCCGTCGGCCCAGGTGGCGCGGGACGTCGCGCACGGCAGCGACAACCGGCCCGACCTGTGGGTACCGGACTCTTCGCTTTGGGTCGCCCAGGCCGACGACGGCGAGAGCCTGCCGAGCGTCGCGGTCGCCTCCATCGCCACCACGCCGATGGTTCTGGTCGGCCGCAAGGAGAACTTCGCCGACACCTCGTCGTGGCTGCGCATGCTGGGCGGCACCGAGCCCGCTCTGCTCGACCCGCTGAACACCTCCCCCGGCGCGCTGACACTGCTGGCCCTCCAGGTGGAGCGTCAGAAGACGTCCGCGTCCGACGGCCAGGTGTCCCAGGTGGTCGTCCCGCTGGCGCAACGCCTCGGGTCGATGGCCAAGCCGTTCACCGACGTCAACGGGCTCTTCGGCCGCGCGGACCGGGACGGCAGCAAGACCGTCGTACCGGCGACCGAGCAGAGCTTCGTGAAGTACCAGGAGGCGCATCCGGAGGCCCAGCTCAAGGCGATCCAGCCGGGCACCGGCACGCTGACCCTGGACTACCCGATCGTGGTCACGGCGAAGTCCGACACCGACGCGGCGAGCAACGCCGCCCAGGCACTCGCCACCGAGCTGCTCACCGACGGCGCCGCGCAGGCGCGTGACCAGGCCGGTTTCCGCGACACGACGTCCAGCACCCTGAGCGGCGGCCGGGGCGTCGGTGACGTGACCCAACTGGCCAAGCCGACCAGCGAGGCGATCAACAGCACCCTGCAGAACTGGACGCGGCTCTCGCTGTCCACGCACTCCCTTGCGGTCATCGACGTCTCCGGCTCGATGGCCGAGAAGGTCGGAGCCAAGACCCGCTGGCAGCTCACCGTCGAAGCGGCGGCCGGCGGCCTGAGCCTGTTCCCGGACACCGCCGAGCTCGGCCTGTGGACGTTCTCGA includes:
- a CDS encoding substrate-binding domain-containing protein; the protein is MYITAVGLLVLSLGAVFVVRSFGSESGADGFLGGGKACADPTQIQLATTPEMQSPLEAAAKALAAKGGKDDTPCLQITVSAVPSAQVARDVAHGSDNRPDLWVPDSSLWVAQADDGESLPSVAVASIATTPMVLVGRKENFADTSSWLRMLGGTEPALLDPLNTSPGALTLLALQVERQKTSASDGQVSQVVVPLAQRLGSMAKPFTDVNGLFGRADRDGSKTVVPATEQSFVKYQEAHPEAQLKAIQPGTGTLTLDYPIVVTAKSDTDAASNAAQALATELLTDGAAQARDQAGFRDTTSSTLSGGRGVGDVTQLAKPTSEAINSTLQNWTRLSLSTHSLAVIDVSGSMAEKVGAKTRWQLTVEAAAGGLSLFPDTAELGLWTFSTNIGTDKADYKPLVPIAPLSKNQRAKIVGQLGASHPIVGGGTGLYDTAIAAVRAVRQDYKSNAVNTILLFTDGKNDDPGSPTLAQAVQTLRGLQDPARPVRIIALGMGPEANADELAALAGATKGQAYVARNPGDLKAVFIDALQSR